A region of the Plasmodium sp. gorilla clade G2 genome assembly, chromosome: 9 genome:
tatatataatataccttttatatttataatatgcacaaatctatataaatattttaatatttatttttagcaaaagaaaaaaaaaaaaaattcaatattataagtaatcttttataaaatttttttaagtacttcataaaaaaaataaatagaaaatttaaattgaagtaatattaatatactgCCAAAATGATaacatttaaatttaatcatatatataaaataaatattacaattttgtaggattatatatattatatatattatattcatagggataatattaatttacaTACTCTTAAAGTatagatattttaaaaagacTTGTgttaaaaatgaattttatcagataatatattttgtttaatacatttattatcgcattttttttttttttttttttttttttcttaatatattattttatatagaatatataaaaagaataaaaatatatttatccaCTTTTTATATCTTACTAACATACATTctacattttataatattaaaaaggactgaaaaataaataattttatttcttattactctgatatataataacctTTGTTTTCCAGTTAAAAAAATAGccattttttcatattacaTAAAGttgttatttataaatacatataatatatatatatatatatatatatatatatatatataagttctTAATATCTTTCGCTTTATTATTTACGTTTACTTGAAATAAGTGTTTAAACCACATCCTTTAAGAGGactaatcatataaatatataacaatttctttaataaaagaaaaagtaaaaaaaaggtatatacaaatatatattataaacacatgtatatatattacataagaAAAAAGGTATAAatgtgataaaataaataaattatattaacaaaggtgtttataattttctccattttttttttgttatgtgaattattcataaaaaCATGAGCGGTACaggtcttttttttttttttttttattttgtgtaaacttttttaataacatatttGTAAGTCATGTAAAAAATGGAGATTATACAACATGAACTgctcatatatttttttttgtaaatagaaaataatatctatattttcacCATATATCGttttgtattaataataatagctAGTAgcgaaagaaaaaaaaaataaaaaaataaaaaataaataaataaataaggtTGCAAAAGAAATTTTAgcttattaatttttttttatgtacacTTAAagaaccaaaaaaaaaaataaaaaagaaaaaaaaagacaaggaaaaatataaaatatataatgtccaaatgagaaaaatataaaattattttatattaaatacttttttatttgaaactttttttttacgttttgtcttaatttttttttttttcaaacaaAAAAGGTTTCTATGCAATATTACTGTTTCcccttttatattttcatctaaattttttttatacaaattattttaatatattaatcatactatttatttaattatatattttttgtttttttcttgtttcttttttcttcgtTCATAccaaattttaatttattatatatatatatttatccttGTAAATAAAATGGCATGTGTTAATTTCAATTCTCCTTATCAAGCGGAAAAAAGAAGAACGTCTGAAAATGCTGATAACTCTAAATTGGAGACTGTATATATGCCCATAAACTACTCTGACATgggtacaaaaaaaaaaaaaaaaaaaaaaaaattaattcaacatattatatatatatatattcctccttcgttttaatatattttattaatttattttttttttttttgtagatcttattttatttccagAAGgatcattaaaaaatattaacaatacTGTAGTAAATGAAAAGCATTTATTTGGAAAATCTGTAgccatatttttttcaaatggAAGTGATCCCAAATGTAGAGCATTTTTACCCTTCTTACAACAGGttaaattttctatatttttcatataaatataaaaatatgcaaataattattattagataatcttaataatatatatattaaatatgtcatttaattttcatttgttataatttttttctcgcatttctttattttatatagtaTTATAAGACCATTAACGAAGGAGGATCAAGCCAAAAAATAGAAGTAATTTTTGTAAGCATAGATCCAGATAGAAAATCATTTGAAGATCATAAAAAACATATGCCATGGTTATATGTAGACGTAGCTGACCCTTTAACagatatattgaaaaaacaTTTCCGAGTAACAAATTCTCATGAAGTACCTTTCTATGGATCAGGCCCAAGAAGTGATGTCCCATGTTTAATTGTTGTTGGAAGTGACGGAAGGGAAGCCCAACTTTTACACATTTGTAGTGGAAGAGATGAAGGTGAAAAGGGATTACTAAGATGGGATTTcagaaataatatttatacaccaaacaaaaaggaaacatgctaatatatatatatgtatatatgtatatattcatatttaatttttttctttttttttaatatactcATATAATTTgagatataattttattttttattttttattttttctatttaatGATTTGTGAAATATACTAATAAAGGTGTACTAGAGTTTGTAAAAATTTTGTCGttccatatattaaaaaaacaaaaatttataaataaaattaaaaagctttaatgtaatattttaatattacatttcgttataatattacaattaTATGTTGTTCAATGAAATATAAGGAAAATTTATGTAaactaaaaaattatatttatgttaaaatattttcttcttcaatcGGCAAATAAGGAATGTCTTATATGTATTTTGtttaagtaaatatatatatatatatatatatatatatatataaatatatttatatatttattttaatttatgaatatttactttttgtacaggaaaattataattattttttaaatgagtaaatatatatatatatatatatataatgtatattttttttatccattTAAAGagtaaataaattttaatctttccttaaatatatatttcaaatattgttatttgtctctaataatataaaaagtttaTAATATGGAAATACATATTGTATTTATGAacctttaatatatataataataaatatctaTTAAAGTATCTAATTactctaaaaaaaaattgagttaaaataataatacacttgattttttttttttttaaatgtttatttattataataagcATTTTTtagatttaaataaaaacaaaaagaagaaCAGTATAAAActtaattcaaaaaaatttgaTATTTGGTCTAtgaaattacatatatatacataatatttccatatatattttaatagatTTTCCACATTTTACAGacacacataatatatattaccgtatttttttttttttttttttttttttttttaaatacgttatataaaaaaaaagaaaataatatatgtattttaaaatataagaatataaattaaatatatattatttatttagtctcattattaatttttttttcttttaataaattattatatatatataatatatatatatatatatttatttatttattattattatttttattttatttattcttatatatatatatatatatatatatatatatatatatattttatttttgagtAATACGAAAAATTAAttggaattatatataagtatattaatatatatatttttatttattttattatatttagaaTGAAAGTTTTTTGCTTTACGAagtttttgtatattttgataatatacataatatattatattgattttaataatataatattaattgaGTGTGCAATATGGGAAGGAATAAGTAAAGAGGAAACAAGGAATGTAAAGCATTTAACGCATGAAGTGGAATTACAGATATATAGCCAGCATACTCAGAATTGTATGGCTTTATTTTGTAATGAGAAAGAGAGTAAATGTAAGAATGTTTATAAAGAATTTGTAAAAGCTTCGAATGAATTAATAGATAATGATGTAGTATTTGTTTATGTTGATACGATTAGTTTAGCAAAAACAGCTGATaattttgaaataaaaacTATACCAAAAATTTTAACATTTAAAGATTTTGATCCTGAAAAAGGATATACAtttaatagaaaatatacaaaagaaaatatattagaatGGTTTAAATTATTACCTGAACCTTCAATAGAAGtaatggaaaaaaataatgtggAGAAATATGTAGACatgcataaaaaaaaaggttatGCAAGTATTATTGCATTTTGTATAAGAGGATCTGAAAATGCTAATAAATTTGTACATTTTGGTGAAACACAGAAATTAGCAAATTTAGCTGTTGGTTTAATATATGttgaaaatgaagaagatataaaaattgaaATTTTTAATGGACCTGGATCTACTATGCCtaaagaaaattttaaatataaagatacaTATGTTCCTT
Encoded here:
- a CDS encoding thioredoxin-like protein 1, putative: MACVNFNSPYQAEKRRTSENADNSKLETVYMPINYSDMDLILFPEGSLKNINNTVVNEKHLFGKSVAIFFSNGSDPKCRAFLPFLQQYYKTINEGGSSQKIEVIFVSIDPDRKSFEDHKKHMPWLYVDVADPLTDILKKHFRVTNSHEVPFYGSGPRSDVPCLIVVGSDGREAQLLHICSGRDEGEKGLLRWDFRNNIYTPNKKETC